From one Catellatospora sp. IY07-71 genomic stretch:
- a CDS encoding YafY family protein: protein MSNAAKTSADRLARLLNLVPYLLARPGIEIVEAAADLGVSERQLREDLELLWVCGLPGYGPGDLIDMSFDGDRVTITYDAGIDRPLRLTPDEATALVVALRMLAETPGVADRDAIHRALEKIEAAAGEIDAPVAVRLPGNDDRLSDLRAALERGRALRLSYYSAARDVSSERVVDPMRLLSVSGRSYLEAWCRSAGAVRMFRVDRIDALTELDEAAAPPAEAQTGDVSEGVFQPDPAAPTITLRVGRGSRWITEYYPCSSVVEVSPEEWLVSLRVNDMDWARRLVLGLGPQVVVVAPAELADAVRDSVAQALAAYA, encoded by the coding sequence GTGAGCAACGCTGCGAAGACGTCGGCGGACCGGCTGGCCCGGCTGCTGAACCTGGTGCCGTACCTGCTGGCCCGGCCGGGCATCGAGATCGTGGAGGCGGCGGCGGACCTGGGCGTGTCCGAGCGGCAGCTGCGCGAGGACCTGGAGCTGCTCTGGGTGTGCGGGCTGCCGGGCTACGGCCCCGGTGACCTGATCGACATGTCCTTCGACGGCGACCGGGTGACCATCACCTACGACGCGGGCATCGACCGGCCGCTGCGGCTGACCCCGGACGAGGCGACCGCGCTGGTCGTGGCGCTGCGCATGCTGGCCGAGACGCCGGGCGTGGCCGACCGGGACGCGATCCACCGTGCGCTGGAGAAGATCGAGGCGGCCGCCGGGGAGATCGACGCGCCGGTGGCGGTACGCCTGCCCGGCAACGACGACCGGCTGTCGGACCTGCGTGCCGCGCTGGAGCGGGGCCGCGCGCTGCGGCTGAGCTACTACTCGGCGGCGCGGGACGTGTCCAGCGAGCGCGTGGTGGATCCGATGCGGCTGCTGTCGGTGTCCGGGCGGTCGTACCTGGAGGCCTGGTGCCGTTCGGCCGGGGCGGTGCGCATGTTCCGGGTGGACCGGATCGACGCGCTGACCGAGCTGGACGAGGCGGCCGCGCCGCCGGCCGAGGCGCAGACCGGCGACGTGTCGGAGGGCGTGTTCCAGCCGGACCCGGCGGCGCCGACGATCACGCTTCGGGTGGGCCGGGGCAGCCGCTGGATCACCGAGTACTACCCGTGCTCGTCGGTGGTCGAGGTGTCGCCGGAGGAGTGGCTCGTCTCGCTGCGGGTCAACGACATGGACTGGGCGCGGCGGCTGGTGCTGGGCCTGGGCCCGCAGGTCGTGGTCGTGGCCCCGGCGGAGCTGGCCGACGCGGTGCGCGACAGCGTGGCGCAGGCGCTGGCCGCGTACGCCTAG
- the tatA gene encoding Sec-independent protein translocase subunit TatA encodes MGALKPWHLIIVVVVLVILFGSKKLPDAARSLGRSMRIFKAETKALSEDGKDATADKADAQVTSQQPLDGQASAKPVVDPVQRQQH; translated from the coding sequence ATGGGCGCCCTGAAGCCGTGGCACCTGATCATCGTGGTCGTGGTGCTGGTGATCCTCTTCGGCTCGAAGAAGCTGCCGGACGCGGCCCGTTCGCTCGGTCGCTCGATGCGCATCTTCAAGGCCGAGACCAAGGCGCTGTCCGAGGACGGCAAGGACGCGACCGCCGACAAGGCCGACGCGCAGGTGACCTCGCAGCAGCCGCTCGACGGCCAGGCCTCCGCCAAGCCGGTCGTGGACCCGGTCCAGCGCCAGCAGCACTGA
- a CDS encoding YafY family protein, with translation MSRSRTERLVNLVICLLSTRRFLTAAQIAATVPGYEHNADDAREHEAFQRKFERDKAELRALGVPLETGTASVFDTEPGYRIARRDYALPAIPLAPDEAAAVGVAARLWRHAGLAAAATSGLAKLRAGGVDVDPHATLGVEPVVAVDAAFEPLTAAARARREVTFPYRVPEDDAPTTRHLQPWGVVCWRGRWYVVGHDTTRDAPRCFRLSRIVGPVRQTGPDGAFEPPADLDLISYVARWSGPVERNRTTRVLARPGRAAGVRRWAVTSTATPEGDVLELRYADADSFAAWLVGYGADVTVLEPAEVREATVARLREIAGVGVAGGPAELAEVGS, from the coding sequence GTGTCGCGCAGCCGAACCGAACGCCTGGTCAACCTAGTGATCTGCCTGCTGTCCACTCGACGCTTCCTGACGGCGGCGCAGATCGCCGCGACCGTGCCCGGATACGAGCACAACGCCGACGACGCCCGCGAGCACGAGGCGTTCCAGCGCAAGTTCGAGCGGGACAAGGCCGAGCTGCGGGCGCTCGGCGTGCCGCTGGAGACGGGCACCGCCAGCGTCTTCGATACCGAGCCCGGCTACCGCATCGCCCGGCGCGACTACGCGCTGCCGGCGATCCCGCTCGCGCCCGACGAGGCCGCCGCGGTGGGTGTCGCGGCGCGGCTGTGGCGCCACGCGGGCCTGGCCGCGGCCGCGACCTCGGGCCTGGCCAAGCTGCGCGCGGGCGGCGTGGACGTCGATCCGCATGCGACGCTGGGCGTGGAGCCGGTGGTCGCGGTGGACGCCGCGTTCGAGCCGCTGACCGCCGCCGCGCGGGCCCGCCGCGAGGTGACCTTCCCCTACCGGGTGCCCGAGGACGACGCGCCGACGACCCGGCACCTGCAGCCGTGGGGCGTGGTGTGCTGGCGTGGCCGGTGGTACGTGGTCGGCCACGACACCACCCGGGACGCGCCGCGCTGCTTCCGGCTGTCGCGCATCGTCGGCCCGGTGCGCCAGACCGGCCCGGACGGGGCGTTCGAGCCGCCCGCCGACCTGGACCTGATCAGTTACGTGGCCCGCTGGTCGGGCCCCGTGGAGCGCAACCGGACGACTCGCGTGCTGGCCCGTCCGGGCCGCGCGGCGGGGGTGCGCCGCTGGGCGGTCACCAGCACCGCCACCCCCGAGGGCGATGTGCTGGAGCTGCGCTACGCCGACGCGGACAGCTTCGCCGCCTGGCTGGTGGGCTACGGCGCGGACGTGACCGTGCTGGAGCCGGCCGAGGTACGCGAGGCGACCGTGGCCCGGCTGCGCGAGATCGCGGGCGTGGGCGTCGCGGGCGGCCCCGCCGAGCTGGCCGAGGTGGGCTCGTGA
- the tatC gene encoding twin-arginine translocase subunit TatC, whose product MTLIEHIKELRDRLFKASLGVILGLIVGFIVAQDVFDLLKVPYCNLPRDPGMDCAFIQLGPADAFILKLKLALWVGLIVGAPVWLYQLWAFVAPGLHRHERKWAYIFAAIAGPLFAAGAILAYVVVEKGLAFLLEAGVTGVEQQLEVTQYISFVTGMILLFGISFEFPLLLLMLNFTGVLTGRRMLGWWRIAVFLSFVFAAVTTPDPGPFGMTLFAGVLTLLYFIAVGVSMLNDRRKGRGKSAYEGLSDDETSSLDDYDTDSITPGERIEVAAPVAGADPIERRYDDMT is encoded by the coding sequence ATGACTCTCATCGAGCACATCAAGGAGCTGCGGGACCGCCTGTTCAAGGCGAGTCTGGGCGTGATCCTGGGCCTCATCGTCGGCTTCATCGTCGCGCAGGACGTGTTCGACCTGCTCAAGGTGCCGTACTGCAACCTGCCGCGCGATCCGGGCATGGACTGCGCGTTCATCCAGCTCGGCCCCGCCGACGCGTTCATCCTCAAGCTGAAGCTCGCCCTGTGGGTCGGCCTGATCGTCGGCGCGCCGGTGTGGCTCTACCAGCTGTGGGCGTTCGTGGCCCCGGGCCTGCACCGGCATGAGCGCAAGTGGGCGTACATCTTCGCCGCGATCGCCGGCCCGCTGTTCGCGGCGGGCGCGATCCTCGCCTACGTGGTGGTGGAGAAGGGCCTGGCGTTCCTGCTCGAAGCCGGTGTCACCGGCGTGGAGCAGCAGCTGGAGGTGACGCAGTACATCTCCTTCGTCACCGGCATGATCCTGCTGTTCGGCATCTCGTTCGAGTTCCCGCTGCTGCTGCTCATGCTGAACTTCACCGGCGTGCTCACCGGGCGCCGGATGCTGGGCTGGTGGCGCATCGCGGTGTTCCTGTCGTTCGTCTTCGCCGCGGTGACCACACCCGACCCGGGTCCGTTCGGCATGACGCTGTTCGCCGGGGTGCTGACCCTGCTGTACTTCATCGCGGTGGGCGTGTCGATGCTCAACGACCGGCGCAAGGGCCGTGGGAAGTCGGCGTACGAGGGCCTTAGTGATGACGAGACGTCTTCACTCGACGACTACGACACCGATAGCATCACGCCCGGTGAGCGTATCGAAGTGGCCGCGCCGGTTGCCGGTGCCGACCCGATCGAGCGCCGCTACGACGACATGACCTGA
- the prcA gene encoding proteasome subunit alpha: protein MAMQFYASPEQIMRDRSEYARKGIARGRSVVVLTYAGGVLFVAENLSTTLHKVSEIYDRIGFAAVGRYNEFENLRSAGVRMADLRGYSYDRRDVTGRALASAYAQTLGAIFSEQGKPYEVEICVAEVGAAPEHDELYRLTYDGSVQDEPGFMAMGGQAEAIGNVLRAEHSEGHSLGEALKLAVKALSSVGGEGGAARTLAAEQLEVAVLERARPGRKFRRVTGAALTTLLNPAKAETPKADPPKADAAKPDTPKAE, encoded by the coding sequence GTGGCCATGCAGTTCTACGCCTCGCCTGAGCAGATCATGCGGGACCGCTCGGAGTACGCCCGCAAGGGCATCGCGCGCGGTCGCAGCGTGGTGGTGCTCACGTACGCCGGGGGCGTGCTGTTCGTGGCGGAGAACCTCTCCACCACGCTGCACAAGGTGAGCGAGATCTACGACCGGATCGGCTTCGCCGCCGTCGGCCGCTACAACGAGTTCGAGAACCTGCGGTCGGCCGGTGTGCGCATGGCCGACCTGCGGGGCTACTCCTACGACCGCCGGGACGTCACCGGCCGGGCGCTGGCCAGCGCGTACGCGCAGACCCTGGGTGCGATCTTCAGCGAGCAGGGCAAGCCGTACGAGGTGGAGATCTGCGTCGCGGAGGTGGGTGCGGCGCCCGAGCACGACGAGCTGTACCGGCTGACCTACGACGGTTCGGTGCAGGACGAGCCCGGGTTCATGGCGATGGGCGGCCAGGCCGAGGCGATCGGGAACGTGCTGCGTGCCGAGCACAGCGAGGGGCACTCGCTCGGCGAGGCGCTGAAGCTGGCCGTCAAGGCGCTGAGCAGTGTCGGCGGCGAGGGCGGCGCGGCGCGCACGCTGGCTGCCGAGCAGCTGGAGGTGGCGGTGCTGGAGCGGGCGCGGCCGGGCCGCAAGTTCCGCCGGGTGACCGGTGCTGCGCTGACGACCCTGCTCAACCCCGCGAAGGCGGAGACGCCCAAGGCGGACCCGCCCAAGGCGGATGCCGCCAAGCCGGACACGCCGAAGGCGGAGTAG
- a CDS encoding YegS/Rv2252/BmrU family lipid kinase — MSGDEIVVLRNPGAGRGQHRGSLPGVLERLGAAGRPVRVLDADSAAGAEAACREAVAEGAAALVAMGGDGTVHAVQQAVAGTGVPLGVIPAGTGNDFATSAGVPADLYAAADAITAALREKRGRRLDLARITTLDGGVRWYGAVLAAGFDAIVNERGNRMRWPRGPFRYDIAILLELARLRPRRYTVTVDGQTSTMDAVLLAVGNTAAYGGGMRICPDADPADGLLDMVWAEPISRTTLIRIKPRVYRGTHVTHPKVHTLRAREITLAAEGIVGYADGERMGPLPVTIRAVPEAVTLLA, encoded by the coding sequence ATGAGCGGCGACGAGATCGTGGTACTGCGCAACCCCGGTGCCGGCCGAGGCCAGCACCGGGGTTCGCTGCCTGGAGTCCTGGAGCGGCTCGGCGCGGCGGGCCGCCCGGTGCGCGTGCTGGACGCCGACTCCGCGGCCGGTGCCGAGGCCGCGTGCCGGGAAGCCGTCGCCGAGGGCGCCGCCGCGCTGGTGGCGATGGGCGGCGACGGCACGGTGCACGCGGTGCAGCAGGCCGTCGCGGGCACGGGCGTGCCGCTGGGCGTGATCCCGGCCGGGACCGGCAACGACTTCGCGACCAGTGCCGGGGTGCCCGCCGACCTGTACGCCGCCGCCGACGCGATCACCGCGGCGCTGCGCGAGAAGCGCGGCCGGCGGCTCGACCTCGCCCGGATCACCACCCTCGACGGCGGCGTGCGCTGGTACGGCGCGGTGCTGGCGGCCGGGTTCGACGCGATCGTCAACGAGCGCGGCAACCGTATGCGCTGGCCGCGCGGCCCCTTCCGCTACGACATCGCGATCCTGCTGGAGCTGGCCCGGCTGCGCCCGCGCCGCTACACGGTGACCGTGGACGGGCAGACCAGCACCATGGACGCGGTGCTGCTGGCGGTGGGCAACACGGCGGCGTACGGCGGCGGCATGCGCATCTGCCCCGACGCCGACCCGGCCGACGGGCTGCTGGACATGGTGTGGGCCGAGCCGATCTCGCGCACCACGCTGATCCGTATCAAGCCGCGCGTCTACCGCGGCACGCACGTCACCCATCCCAAGGTGCACACGCTGCGGGCCCGGGAGATCACCCTGGCCGCCGAGGGCATCGTCGGCTACGCCGACGGGGAGCGGATGGGGCCGCTGCCGGTCACCATCAGAGCCGTGCCGGAGGCCGTCACCCTGCTCGCCTGA
- a CDS encoding FAD-dependent oxidoreductase, which yields MRVVVDLTKCQGYAQCAFLAPDAFRMVGDEALMFDPAPSADQRLKVLRAAAACPVQAIQVDLADLPTPPPEQTVVAAKGDRLRREGRVVIVGASLAGLKAAEQLRAEGFTGSITMIGDEAEGPYDRPPLSKQVQTGWVHSADTALPRHRDIDADWRLGVAATALDLDRKRVTLADGQDVEFDRLLVATGVRARPWPVPEEAALDGVFTIRTRGDAAGLRERLMAGPKRVLVIGSGFTGSEMASVCCELGIPVTVAEAGTAPLVGALGGVIGRISAGIMREHGVDLRTHTKVNSLQGEDGKLRRAVLSDGTTIEVDVAVVALGGIRNVEWLESAGLAVGVWGLACDAGCRAFTAAGLVTDDVFVAGDVARQPQPMFGYQFLAMEHWGNAVTQAEVAAHNMISSESERWPHLEMPAFWSLQFGHNIKSVGVPPIADQIAITQGTVESRQFVAAYGYKGRVVGAVSWNQGKWLDFYQQLIEQAAPFPLPYDMTNPPPDRTPVPAEFPERVFPAHDATVVVTGHDPSERRATLVGSSRRR from the coding sequence ATGCGTGTGGTGGTGGACCTGACCAAGTGTCAGGGATATGCGCAGTGCGCGTTCCTGGCGCCCGACGCGTTCCGGATGGTCGGCGACGAGGCCCTCATGTTCGATCCGGCGCCCTCGGCCGACCAGCGGCTCAAGGTGCTGCGGGCGGCCGCCGCCTGCCCGGTGCAGGCGATCCAGGTGGACCTGGCCGACCTGCCCACGCCCCCGCCCGAGCAGACCGTCGTCGCGGCCAAGGGCGACCGGCTGCGCCGCGAGGGCCGCGTCGTCATCGTCGGCGCCTCGCTGGCCGGGCTCAAGGCCGCCGAGCAGCTGCGCGCCGAGGGCTTCACCGGCTCGATCACGATGATCGGCGACGAGGCCGAGGGGCCGTACGACCGGCCGCCGCTGTCGAAGCAGGTGCAGACCGGCTGGGTGCACTCGGCCGACACCGCGCTGCCCCGGCATCGCGACATCGACGCCGACTGGCGGCTCGGCGTCGCCGCGACCGCGCTGGACCTGGACCGCAAGCGGGTCACCCTGGCCGACGGGCAGGACGTGGAGTTCGACCGGCTGCTCGTGGCGACCGGCGTCCGGGCCCGCCCGTGGCCCGTGCCGGAGGAGGCCGCGCTGGACGGCGTGTTCACCATCCGCACCAGGGGCGACGCGGCCGGGCTGCGCGAGCGCCTGATGGCCGGGCCGAAGCGGGTGCTGGTGATCGGCTCCGGGTTCACCGGCTCGGAGATGGCGTCGGTCTGCTGCGAGCTGGGCATCCCGGTGACCGTGGCCGAGGCCGGGACGGCCCCGCTGGTCGGCGCGCTGGGCGGGGTGATCGGCCGCATCTCGGCGGGCATCATGCGCGAGCACGGCGTCGACCTGCGTACCCACACGAAGGTCAACTCGCTGCAGGGCGAGGACGGGAAGCTGCGCCGCGCGGTGCTGTCCGACGGCACCACCATCGAGGTGGACGTGGCCGTCGTCGCGCTGGGCGGCATCCGCAACGTGGAGTGGCTGGAGAGCGCCGGCCTGGCCGTGGGCGTATGGGGCCTGGCCTGCGACGCGGGCTGCCGCGCGTTCACCGCGGCGGGTCTGGTCACCGACGACGTGTTCGTGGCCGGCGACGTGGCCCGGCAGCCGCAGCCGATGTTCGGCTACCAGTTCCTGGCCATGGAGCACTGGGGCAACGCGGTCACCCAGGCCGAGGTCGCCGCGCACAACATGATCAGCAGCGAGAGCGAGCGCTGGCCCCACCTGGAGATGCCCGCGTTCTGGTCGCTGCAGTTCGGGCACAACATCAAGTCGGTGGGCGTGCCGCCGATCGCCGACCAGATCGCGATCACGCAGGGCACGGTGGAGAGCCGCCAGTTCGTCGCGGCGTACGGCTACAAGGGCCGTGTGGTGGGCGCGGTGAGCTGGAACCAGGGCAAGTGGCTGGACTTCTACCAGCAGCTGATCGAGCAGGCGGCGCCGTTCCCGCTGCCGTACGACATGACGAACCCGCCCCCGGACCGCACGCCGGTCCCGGCCGAGTTCCCGGAGCGGGTGTTCCCGGCCCACGACGCGACCGTCGTGGTCACCGGCCACGACCCCAGCGAGCGCCGCGCCACCCTGGTCGGCTCGTCCCGGCGCCGCTGA
- a CDS encoding cytochrome P450 produces the protein MTEPSLFQEILDYGNRANPWPLYEKLRSQPVWQEADGTYVVGTYREIYALLHDPRISSDAANLLPEFAEKAGPLAQTGNLPPSFIRTDPPRHDTLRRIAMRQFGPPHRPDRIDKLTPKLAAIVDRLVGDLAGRQQCDLVDDVAYPFPVAVICELLGVPEEDEPRFSQWVGPLVDSTGKSSPELTKMRTDAIQQLGMYMFQLAQSKRANPGEDMLSGFVTDDGPDGRLEGGDLFSALILLLVAGHETTVNLIANGWLTLQRHPEVLERLRTEPDFSVRMVEELLRYEGSVHFLPNRTAVADIEIGGATIRKGHPITLVLASGNRDTDCIPHADRFDPDRTGNVHLAFGNGVHYCFGAPLARLEAQLALTALAKRLQNPRLVADPPPYRPSPVLRGPVHLEVAYDGVLPA, from the coding sequence ATGACCGAGCCCAGCCTGTTCCAGGAGATCCTCGACTACGGCAACCGGGCCAACCCGTGGCCGCTCTACGAGAAGCTGCGCAGCCAGCCGGTGTGGCAGGAGGCCGACGGCACCTACGTGGTCGGCACCTACCGGGAGATCTACGCGCTGCTGCACGACCCGCGGATCAGCTCCGACGCGGCGAACCTGCTGCCGGAGTTCGCCGAGAAGGCCGGGCCGCTGGCGCAGACGGGCAACCTGCCGCCCAGCTTCATCCGGACCGACCCGCCGCGGCACGACACGCTGCGCCGGATCGCGATGCGGCAGTTCGGCCCGCCGCACCGGCCGGACCGCATCGACAAGCTGACCCCGAAGCTGGCGGCGATCGTCGACCGGCTCGTCGGCGATCTGGCCGGACGGCAGCAGTGCGACCTCGTCGACGACGTGGCGTACCCGTTCCCGGTGGCGGTGATCTGCGAGCTGCTCGGCGTGCCGGAGGAGGACGAGCCGCGCTTCAGCCAGTGGGTCGGCCCGCTGGTGGACTCCACCGGCAAGTCGTCGCCGGAGCTGACGAAGATGCGCACCGACGCGATCCAGCAGCTCGGCATGTACATGTTCCAGCTCGCCCAGAGCAAGCGCGCGAACCCGGGCGAGGACATGCTGTCCGGCTTCGTCACCGACGACGGCCCGGACGGGCGGCTGGAGGGCGGCGACCTGTTCTCGGCGCTGATCCTGCTGCTGGTCGCGGGGCACGAGACCACGGTGAACCTGATCGCCAACGGCTGGCTGACCCTGCAGCGCCACCCGGAGGTGCTGGAGCGGCTGCGCACCGAGCCCGACTTCAGCGTCCGCATGGTCGAGGAGCTGCTGCGGTACGAGGGTTCGGTGCACTTCCTGCCCAACCGCACCGCGGTCGCCGACATCGAGATCGGCGGTGCCACGATCCGCAAGGGACACCCGATCACGCTGGTGCTGGCGTCGGGCAACCGCGACACCGACTGCATCCCGCACGCCGACCGGTTCGACCCGGACCGGACCGGCAACGTGCACCTGGCCTTCGGCAACGGCGTGCACTACTGCTTCGGCGCGCCGCTGGCCCGGCTGGAGGCGCAGCTCGCGCTCACCGCGCTGGCCAAGCGGCTGCAGAACCCGCGGCTGGTGGCCGACCCGCCGCCGTACCGGCCGAGCCCGGTGCTGCGCGGCCCGGTCCACCTGGAGGTCGCCTACGACGGGGTGCTGCCCGCCTGA
- the pafA gene encoding Pup--protein ligase: MDRRIFGLETEYGVTCTYRGQRRLSPDEVARYLFRRVVSWGRSSNVFLRNGARLYLDVGSHPEYATPECDSVVDLVAHDRAGERILEGLLVDAEKRLHDEGIAGEIYLFKNNTDSAGNSYGCHENYLVSRHGEFGRLADVLIPFLVTRQLICGAGKVLQTPRGAVYCLSQRAEHIWEGVSSATTRSRPIINTRDEPHADAERYRRLHVIVGDSNMNEVTTLLKVGSADLVLRMIETGVAMPDLALENPIRAIREVSHDITGRRKVRLASGKEASALEIQRIYHEKATEFVARRSGDPAAQRVVELWGRVLNAVDSGDLASVGREIDWVTKLRLIEAYQRKHDLPLSSPRVAQMDLAYHDLRRGRGLYPLLEKRGKVDRVVTDLRTFEAKETPPQTTRARLRGEFIRHAQEKRRDFTVDWVHLKLNDQAQRTVLCKDPFRAHDERVERLIASM; encoded by the coding sequence ATGGACCGACGAATCTTCGGACTCGAGACCGAGTACGGCGTCACCTGCACCTATCGGGGCCAGCGACGGCTGTCCCCGGACGAGGTGGCGCGCTACCTCTTCCGTCGGGTCGTCTCATGGGGACGGTCCAGCAACGTCTTCCTGCGTAACGGCGCCCGGCTCTACCTGGACGTCGGTTCCCACCCGGAGTACGCCACGCCCGAGTGCGACTCCGTGGTCGACCTGGTGGCCCATGACCGGGCGGGCGAGCGGATCCTGGAGGGCCTGCTCGTGGACGCCGAGAAGCGCCTGCACGACGAGGGCATCGCGGGCGAGATCTACCTGTTCAAGAACAACACCGACTCGGCCGGCAACTCGTACGGCTGCCACGAGAACTACCTGGTGTCCCGGCACGGCGAGTTCGGCCGCCTGGCCGACGTGCTGATCCCGTTCCTGGTCACCCGGCAGCTGATCTGCGGGGCGGGCAAGGTGCTGCAGACCCCGCGCGGGGCGGTGTACTGCCTCTCCCAGCGGGCCGAGCACATCTGGGAGGGCGTCTCCTCGGCGACCACCCGGTCCCGGCCGATCATCAACACCCGGGACGAGCCGCACGCCGACGCCGAGCGCTACCGGCGCCTGCACGTGATCGTCGGCGACTCGAACATGAACGAGGTGACCACGCTGCTGAAGGTGGGCAGCGCGGACCTGGTGCTCCGGATGATCGAGACGGGCGTGGCCATGCCCGACCTGGCGCTGGAGAACCCGATCCGGGCCATCCGCGAGGTGTCGCACGACATCACCGGGCGGCGCAAGGTGCGGCTGGCCAGCGGCAAGGAGGCCAGCGCGCTGGAGATCCAGCGGATCTACCACGAGAAGGCGACCGAGTTCGTGGCGCGCCGGTCGGGCGACCCGGCGGCGCAGCGGGTGGTGGAGCTGTGGGGCCGGGTGCTCAACGCGGTGGACAGCGGTGACCTGGCCAGCGTGGGGCGCGAGATCGACTGGGTGACCAAGCTGCGGCTGATCGAGGCGTACCAGCGCAAGCACGACCTGCCGCTGTCCAGCCCGCGGGTGGCGCAGATGGACCTGGCGTATCACGACCTGCGCCGCGGTCGGGGCCTCTACCCGCTGCTGGAGAAGCGGGGCAAGGTCGACCGGGTGGTCACCGACCTGCGTACCTTCGAGGCGAAGGAGACGCCGCCGCAGACCACCCGGGCGCGGCTGCGTGGCGAGTTCATCCGGCACGCCCAGGAGAAGCGCCGTGACTTCACGGTCGACTGGGTGCACCTGAAGCTGAACGACCAGGCGCAGCGCACCGTGCTGTGCAAGGACCCGTTCCGGGCCCACGACGAGCGCGTGGAGCGCCTGATCGCCAGCATGTGA
- a CDS encoding DUF3866 family protein, with the protein MIRWRTGTVERLGRGWHGAQELTVTLDARTPDDPATVRALAYPDLVGLPEVGDEVLLNTNALALGLGTGGYALVVALPRRLPEDAPVRGHIVKARYSPLQTIRLAADEEGSPHRDALAAAQDVGGMPVVVADLHSALPAILAGIHADAPAARVAYVLTDGGALAAGFSRTLDALRDRLAGTVTAGQAWGGDLEAVNVHGGLLAARHALGADITIVSQGPGNLGTGTVWGFSGVAAGEAVNAAAVLGGRPVGALRISDADPRPRHRGVSHHSLTAYGKVALAAAELVVPAGLPAELAAQVEAALEPLAARHRIVTVETAGLDAALRAVPVKLSTMGRDLDGDHAYFLACAAAGRHAAALATAT; encoded by the coding sequence GTGATTCGGTGGCGGACAGGCACGGTGGAGCGGCTCGGCCGCGGTTGGCACGGAGCGCAGGAGCTGACCGTGACACTGGACGCGCGCACCCCGGACGACCCGGCGACGGTACGCGCCCTGGCCTACCCCGACCTGGTCGGCCTGCCCGAGGTCGGCGACGAGGTGCTGCTCAACACCAACGCGCTCGCGCTCGGGCTGGGCACGGGCGGCTACGCCCTGGTCGTGGCCCTGCCCCGGCGGCTGCCCGAGGACGCGCCGGTGCGCGGGCACATCGTCAAAGCCCGCTACAGCCCGCTGCAGACGATCCGGCTCGCGGCCGACGAGGAGGGCTCCCCGCACCGCGACGCGCTCGCCGCCGCGCAGGACGTGGGCGGCATGCCCGTCGTCGTGGCCGACCTGCACTCGGCGCTGCCGGCGATCCTGGCCGGCATCCACGCCGACGCCCCGGCCGCCCGGGTCGCGTACGTGCTCACCGACGGCGGGGCGCTGGCCGCCGGGTTCTCCCGTACCCTCGACGCGCTGCGCGACCGGCTCGCGGGCACCGTCACCGCCGGGCAGGCCTGGGGCGGCGACCTGGAGGCGGTCAACGTGCACGGCGGCCTGCTCGCCGCGCGCCACGCGCTGGGTGCCGACATCACCATCGTCAGCCAGGGGCCCGGCAACCTCGGCACGGGCACCGTGTGGGGCTTCTCCGGCGTGGCCGCGGGCGAGGCGGTCAACGCGGCCGCGGTGCTGGGCGGGCGGCCCGTCGGCGCGCTGCGCATCTCCGACGCCGACCCGCGCCCCCGGCACCGTGGGGTGTCGCACCACAGCCTCACCGCGTACGGCAAGGTCGCCCTGGCCGCCGCGGAGCTGGTCGTGCCTGCGGGACTGCCCGCCGAGCTGGCCGCGCAGGTGGAGGCCGCGCTGGAGCCCTTGGCGGCTCGTCACCGCATCGTCACCGTCGAGACCGCCGGGCTGGACGCGGCCCTGCGCGCCGTCCCGGTGAAACTGTCGACGATGGGCCGCGACCTCGACGGCGACCACGCCTACTTCCTGGCCTGCGCTGCCGCCGGCCGTCACGCAGCCGCACTGGCGACCGCCACCTGA